Genomic DNA from Fusarium keratoplasticum isolate Fu6.1 chromosome 2, whole genome shotgun sequence:
CCTGAGCTCTGCCGGTCCGAAAAATATCTCGACGCAGCAATCAACTACACGATGGAGGTCATGGGCGCACAACGCGCCGTGCAGCAGATGCGTCCTTGGCTACGACCGTTCCTTGCGTCGAGGCTGCCTGCGGTCAAGCGCCTGGACCAAAGAATCGCAGAGGCCGAGGAGTTTCTTAATCCAATCGTTAAGCAGAGGACCGAGACCGTGGCCGATCCTTCCGTCGAGAAGCCGGATGACATGCTCCAGTGGCTCATGGACAGAAAGGACAAGTTTCCTGATAAGAACAGCCAGAACCTCGCCAAGGTGCAGCTCGGTCTGACCTTTGCGGCTATCCATACGACGACTTTGACTGCTACCAATGCGTAAGTCGCTCTTCCTTTACTTCTGATTTCACGCTAACTGTGGTAGATTCTATGACCTGGCGGCTATGCCTGATGTGCAAAAGGAACTCCGAGTTGAGATTCGCGAGGCTCTCTCTCAGACCTCGGGTGTTTTCACTAGCCAAGCTTTGCAGaacatgaagaagatggataGCTTCCTCAAGGAGGTGCTCCGCTTGCATCCCGCCACCATGGGTAAGATATATCTCCCCAATTCGCTTTTAATCTAACAACAGTATTGTAGCCTCCTTCCAACGCAAGGTTCTTCAACCATTCACTCTATCCAACGGCCAAAAGATCCCAGAAGGCGTCACAATAGAGATCCCCGCCGTCGCCATCAGCGCCGACTCAAGCGTCTTCCCCAGAGCCGACAAGTTCGACCCCCTAAGGTTCTACAAGCTCCGACAACAGGCCAAGGATGACGGGTCGGCTGAGAAGGCGGCGCTGCATCAGTTTGTCAGTGTGAACCAGAGCAGCCTGACATTTGGCTTTGGTAGACACGCTTGCCCTGGTCGGTTCTTTGCTGCGAATGAGATCAAAATGATTTTGGCGAACGCGATTTTGCAGTATGATATCAAGTTGGTTGATGCGACGGAGAGGTATCCCAACATTGAGTTTGCGCACATGGTGAGTTAATGAGTGTTATGGACTAAGAGGGGGAGGTTACTAACTTAGAGATATAGTCCATCCCTGATCCCTCTCGCAAGCTCTTATTCAAGGAAATTGAAGTTTAAAATTGGGGAAGCCGAGGGCTAGATAATGTCGTGAATAGAGAATGTTGAGCGAGAGAACAGCCAGAACTATTGTTACCTATCCAGGCAGAAAATAAACATACTTCAAGTTAAACTTCATCGCATAAGAGACAAAGCGCATCAAACTATGCAGCTATGTTATGGCTGCCTGGAGGATAGATAGTGCCCAAGAGATGCGAACAGACGGGCCAATTAGCCTGTAGTAGCCAGATTGCCGTGGTATCACTCTGCATAACTCTGGTCTTTGTTCCATGTTCATAAAGCCAATAGAGACTGACAAACGATTGGCAAGAGTCGAAAATGTTATGAATAGCCGCCAGCCTGCTTTCGCACCCTTCCTTGGCGACCGTTCCTGGAATCGGAGGTGTAAGGTAGTTGGCTGTGATTGGGACACCACTTGAGGGCCGGCAGGGCTGGCAGAGATTTGAGGGATTTAAGAAACATTTACAAGACCCTCAGCTAGAGGTCGGCTGGGAGGAAGGGAGGGTGAGGCTGCTGTGGCTTGCAGAATTCCCACTGGCAGCTGAAAAGCACGTCACGACCAACACGCATTGATGTTGTCACAATTAATCTGTGATAAGCCAGGGGGCAGAGGAGAGACAACAACGACTCGTGGCACGCACCCTTGTAGTCCGTTTTGGAGGCTCGACATCTAAATACACTCCCCCCTCCATTTCTCCTTCATCCGGCTTTTGTCTACCTTCTTCCTATCAGGTGCACTTTGGGTTGTTGTACGCCATGCCTGCTGGTGGCTTTCAGCCATCTCTTCAAAAAGGCCATGTGTTTCAAAATGATACGGAGTGaagccccccccccccccccccatTCGCAAAGATTTTGCCCTTGTACAACCACTACAGCATCCCTTCTCCTACCAATGGCGAAGACGGGTCCGGTGCAAGGCCAGCTTCCCCCCCTTCTTCTATCAATGGCCTATATATAGAATCAGGCTCTCCTTCAGCCCTTGGAGCGGTTTCTTAATCCCAAAGCGGGCACTGCCCCGATCAGATTATGAATTCACCAACACGGTCACGTATTCTCTAGGCGATAACTAAGCTTCCCACGTAAGGGCTATAGGGAGGCTTTCAAAGCCCCGCGAGAGTTAATTGGGAATTACCGTAGATTCGAGAAGACGCTTTTGTTTTGCCTCATGTGGCCTTCGGAGCACTGCCCAGCTCACTCTGCACCTTAATCAGACGGGTGGGCATAACTGGCCCTAATTTTTGGCCGTCCCCTTTCTAGCAGCCGTGGGTTGTGTAAATCAGGCTCTGGTAACATGTTCCAAATTGGTTCCGCGCATGCGTTGCAGATGCGCGACCAATGGAGGGTTGAGAGGTGGTTACCAGCATCCGGGATGGGCGAAAGTCCTGAAGTTGGAGATTTCAAGCCACACGAGCAGTAACGGCAAATAAAGAGGCCTTGGAACCTTTCACACTGGCTTTTCTGCTTTGACAGAAACTCTTGATTCATTCAGTCACTCAAATCCATCTCCTTGTTGTTACCACAGCCATCTCGATCCAGAAGAGCCACACGCACAATGACACGACTCGTCCAGCATTGCCTTCTCTTCCTAACTATTCTCGTCATCCACACTGATTTCGCATCTGCGGCCATGGAACAGTTCAAAGAATGGTACCCAGAATGGGGATTCATCTTCGCCCGCATCCTGGAAGAGAAATGCCAGAAAGAGTACCAACTCTACCAGGGCGGCATCACTCCTGGGACAAAATCGTACGAAAAGGCCCATTGGCTCGGCGCCGGCCCACGGTCGGCGAGCGTCGTGCCCCTCGTCAACTGCATCGTGGACGAATCCTCCGAGTATCAGAAGAGCGGAATGGCCGCGGCCAACGTCGTTCTCGGTTTGACTCCAGCCATCTTGGCCGCCCTCGGCTCTACGGTCGATGAGACATCCCTGCTCTACATTTTTGGCAGGCGACCAGTCCTAGGCTTTCTCCTCAGCGCCGGATCGCCCGGTGTACCGCCGCGTCCTCTGTTTGAGTACCGCAAGTTCAGCGAATTGCAGGAGAGACGACCAGGCCGGCTTAATATCCCACCCTTGTCTTTTCGCGGTGAGGCACTGATCTGGATTGCTGAGCACCTCATTGCGGTTGGGTCGATTATCAACGTGGCGCAACTGGGATATCAGCTCGGATCCAGAGTCATCATGGTTTTTGCACCTGAATTGACCTTCCTCATTCTTCTGTGGCTCTTCTTGGGTACTGTCGCGCATATGCTTGCGGCATTTTCTCTTCACCTCCgtgtcaagatcaagaatCCACACATCAGAGAGCCAGGCACTTGGTTCAAGTCCTGGATCGCGCCATGGAAAGTAGAGAAACAGACAGAGTTCATAATCAGGCACGAAACACTCGTCTACACTTGTTTCTCGGGCTTCGTATCTCTTCTCATCACCGCGCACATCATATTCGGCACGTTGGTATTCTCCAGCGCGCTCTTCATCTCGGTCAGAGATTGTCTTCCTGTTGTCGCGCGGCTGATAGGGTCCGTCATCGCCTGCAGGATGGTGCTCATGTACGAGCTTTCCAGGCTTCGGCGTCTTTGCCAGGGGAGGGATGGAGAGGCGCCATTGTACGCGATAACGCTTCCGGAAGAGGAGAATCAGGACCGAAGTGTAGAGTCTGGGAGTTTGACGGAGCTTTGCCGCTTGACTCGGACAGGAACAGATAGCAGCACTAAGCCGCTGATCCATGGGTAGAtagaggatgatgatgggggagGAGTCGAGAACCCAGACGGACAACCGGGGGCGCTCAAGTGCTGTACAGGACTGGTAGTAGTGGGGTCTTTTCGCTGGATTGCCTAGGTTCATGTTGactcaagatgaagagtAATGACAGGCGAGCGTAATTGAGGTCCAGAGATTTGAGCTGACAGTGCTCGATGAAATGTCAGGCAATACATACCCATCGACGATCTTCCAACTGTCTATTAATCTGCTCTAAAGCTACGACGCCTTTTCCTTTACTGAATCACGCGAGTTGGCCATGTGACTAGCTACGAAAGGGACAGGCCAGGCCATGTACTTGGTAggatcctcgacgacctcctCTCCCGACGTTATTAGGTCTACGACGGCGACGGCTATGTAGCTTCCAAGAGCTGTAAGAATGTGCCACCTATTTCCTGTCAGGACCCAGTCTCAGCAGCGGTTGAACATACGTGGAATGTACCATCCATGCAATTCCaggaagaaggcaaaggGCAAGCCGACAACGTTTCTCGCATCCGTCAAGTACCGACAGGCGAATTCATCAATCAGCCAGAGAAAGTATCCGAAGCCAAAACAAACTAAAACGGCATCAATTTTGATTCACGGTAAACGGAACGGGATGGGTAGGCGGTCACTTACAACAGCCAAAGAGAGAGACGTTGCGAAGACTGCTTCTGACGTGAGGATCAGGAATGTGTTGGGAAATGATCTTGAGTACTCGGTTTGCCACAATCAGTACTCCCGAGGCAAAGGTGACTGCATGGAGAACAAATTCATCCAGGACAATATGCGTGATCATGACGAGGGTGAAGAGAGATGAAAGCACTAGCCCTATCGATATCGTGCGTCGGGGGCTGGCTTGGAAGGTGAGCAGGCGATAGACGAGCGGCGTGGTCAACAGATGCATCGAGAGTTCGTCGGCTtcaaagccaagatgatCAGCAAGAGGTGGATATCTGGTGGGCAGAAAAGGGTGCATACACATTTGAGTATGGTATTTCAGTGTCATGTGGTATCCGCCAGAGCAGATTCCCACTCCCACCAAACCGCAGTACAAGAATAAGCGCGAGCCAGTTGGAAGTTGGGGGCAGCTGAACAAGCCGTAGAGCCCATAGGCAACTGGAATGTGTCAACTTCTCTCTGCTCGTCGTGGGTGCGAGGTGAGCAGACCGTAGGCGAGACTGCTGAGTGTGTTGACAAACTCGGCAATATATCGAGTAATAACATAGTCCTGGTTATCGTAAGGAGGTCTGTCAGAGTTCTCGGGTGTTCGATTCGGTGGGGAAGAAACGGTTCGGGGGTGGCTACGATACCTCTTCACAGAAGCTGCATTATTGTTAGTATGTGGATGAGCAATAGGCAAGCAAAACATACTTTAGATAAGAGGTCTGCGGACCCCAAAATTCTGTTGCCATTGCTGATTTCTCGCTGTTCAGGCTCTGGACGTTGACCATGACGTTGACGGTGGTGGGTGGTTTGCAGCACAGCGGACTTGTTGGACCCGGCTCCTTTCCTTATATTTCGGGGCTTAGACGCCTCCGTAGTGGAGCCTCAGGCGGTGTCCTGCAGTAAGATTCGAAGGGAACGTAGGATCTGCATCTTTTCCCACAGAAGTAACTCAGCTGCGAGCCTCGCTCTCAGAGCCTGGTTTTAAGCGCTGCGGCGTTGTGCTTCGGGAACCTCGGGGCGTCAATTGGCGGCGCCACCGGCTTTCCCGACTGGGTCACTTATGTAGGTATTTACATGTACATGACGAaatggagaggaggggcGTATGTAAGTGGCCCTTCTGGGTGTGCGATTGCAAGGTGTTAGGCAGGCTGGCCGTTTTTGAGGATTTGCGGTTACACATGCATGGAacttgcttcttctccagtgAGACCAAAGACGGACATTTTATGAAGTATGCAATAGGTACTTTATTACGCATAACttaatatctcttatttCACCAAAGAGAGAATTGCTTACAATGTAAAGAATAAAGCTGAGCACAACTGTATGCTGCGATGCACAAGCGGCACGTGACTCTCAAGGAATCGCTCTTCTAGGCCCATTGTTGGCTGGCGGAACCTCGGCTTATCAGCTGTTATCAACACCAGTCAAACAGCACACCCATTTCAAAGTCGACTTGAATATCAGTTTCCCTGTATCCTAATTGATTGATAAATCAGCCTGATTTGCCGCAGTGGTTGCAGACTGCTCGTGGGAGACTACGCCGTGGCCATGCAGAATAAGCGCTTCACGCTCAATTCGCAGCGCTTCTCTTTTAGGGAATCGCCGGAAGGATTGCTGCCTAAAAAAGGAGCTTTGACCCGTGTTTCGAGTCGCGTTATTTAACTTGACTTTCTCACATCACGACCATCATTTAATCATCGCCAAGTACAGATCTCAATCATGAGTGGTCCTCGTCCCAAAAGCAGCGGTTTCCGCGATGATCCCGATGCATTGTCCATGCACACGACCGACGGCGAAGCCTACACCGACGCCGTCGCTGAAGATGCCGCCGACGATGCCGCTCCCCCTTACACTCCTGTTGACAACAGCGCCATAAGGCCACCGCTCACTGCTCCCCAAGTCAGAAACCCGGATGCCGAGGACGAAGACTTCTATTGGACTGGTGTTACCGAGCCCGAGTCCCATTTCGCTTTCACCTCGTATCGCATTGGCAACAAGCGCACCCGCATCGGGAACGAGGTGATCCACCTGCTGGACAAGCGCTCCGACGCCGATCCTCAGTTTCTCGGGTCGTGGATCAAGCTCATGGCTCGGCTCCCTCCGTCGCCGTACATTCACATTGTCGGCACGCACAAGGAGACGAAGCGTGACAAGGATGGGAAAAAGAGTCGTGAGGACGTGACGGATTTCCGCATCATGGTTAGCTTGCGGAATTATCTGTGGCCCAACTTTAACCCCGATGGGCCCAACGAGATGAAACTCTTGACTGCGGAGGGTGGAGAGAAGACGTACCGGGGCACTGTCCTCAAGAAACGTGCCCCTGGGGTCAAGGGTGATATCGAGGTTGGCCACGCAAAGCCTGCCCTCAAGGAGTGGTGCCATCGCTACTGTGCCAATGCAACAGGGACCAAAGTGTAAGTGCATCGCATCCGCCTGTCCATCTCAGCTAACTTGTCCTCGCAGATTCCGTCTAACTCGTACCGTCACCGGTATGGACAAGGAACAACTTCGCTCTCGTCTTACGGGCTTGATCAGGAGCACAAACTACAAGGGCAAGCTCACCATCGAGTTCCCTGTTGCCGACCGAGCAGTCGACATCTACTCGTCCAGCCGACTCAACACTTGGCGGCTGACAACCTGGATCTGCTGGATCTTCTACCTCACCTTTCTCTGGATCTTTGCTTGGCCTGTACTCTTCTTCACCACTAAGCGGTATCATGTCGTCCGCGCCGAGTGGCCTTTTGCTCAGGTCGATGAACAGGGTCGGAAGAGGTATACTACAGTCAGCGAAGAGCAGTGGACCAGTAGGTACGGCCCTGCTATCAAGCAGCTGTGTCTGGATCGGTACGATGGTCTGGCGGGTGATGACTACCTGAACGAGGTGCTAGACAGGGCAGAAGCGCAGCAGAACAACAACCAACCTCAGGTTGATACCCGAGCTGCCCTAGGTGTTGCCGCAGCTGCTTTCCAGGGCGGTCGCTTCAACGCTGCCAGAGGTGCGAGCAGCCTGATGCGCTTTGTCGGTGGACAAAACGACCAGGTCGGATGGGGTTTCGACACTTAAAGACCATGAAAGGTCCATCATATCAACCCATACTGTTGTTGGTATCACGACTCCCACCTATCGATGGAGGATAGTCCGTATTTGAACGCATTTGCTTTGGTCATAGTCAAGATGACATAGTCAAAGTGTAGTAGGAGTTTGGCTCTGGAAAGGGGAGGTGATCTTAGTTTGCTCAACTTTCGATTCTGATTTATATGGCAGTAGAACCTAATCGTGAAGCGCTTTGAATGTCGCATCAATCACGCTATGAAATGATTACCTAAAGTGCTTGAAAATTTATATCTGAATATAGCTGAAAGATATGCCGAGAATAATATGAGGTGTAGGTACAAGTGGTAGTATATTCCTCAAACCTGCTGGAGCCAGCCGTCTTCTCAGTCAAGGGCACTGGAATGTGATCATGACGAATGACAACAAGCCCCCTTGCACAACCGGCCACCCAAAGGCTATTCCTTAGGAGTCGAGGTACCACTCATCTTCTCGTTATATACCTCCCGTAGGACAtgctccttcttggcaatatcatcaccaccgcTGCGATCTCCGAACACAGTGTCCATCTCTTCGAGAGTCTTACCTCGTGTCTCGGGCACGCAGAACCACACAAAGGCAAAGGAAAGAAGACCGAAGACAGCAAAGAACACGTAGGCCCCAAAGCCTGTGGCCTGAACGAGGGGAGGGGTGatgaggccgatgatgaagttgttgaTCCAGTCTTTAAAGCGTTAGTTTCTCTATAGATGGTGTAAGGGTAGAGAGTACTTACTTGAGCAGGTAGAGATAGCGACACCCTTGGCACGAAGACTGGAGGGAAAGACCTCGGCAGGGACAGCCCAGGGGACAGGAGCCCAAGAGCCGCCAAATACGAGCATGTAAAAGAGCAAAAAGGCAACGCTGGTCCATCCTTCGGCGCGGTGAGTAGGCCAACTATCAGAGAAGAGCCCAACggtgacggcgatgatgaccaGAGGGATGACAGTCAGGACACTGCCGATAAGTAGGATCGTCTTTCGGCCGAAGCGGTCCAAAGTCCACAAGCTAGTGAAAACACCGACGAGTTGGATAATGTTCAACACACCAGACATGATGAGCTGCATGTTGAGATCCAAGCCCATGGTCCCAAAGAGCGTGGGTGAATAGTAAATCAGGGCGTTAATTCCAATAAACTGCTGGAAGAACATGAGCCCGGCACCTACGAGGGTGCGACGCCAGCAGCCAGCCTTGAAACAGTCGGTCCAACTGACGATCTCCAGCTTGATGGCGCTCGACACGGTCTTGTTCTCAGGGGACGTAAGAAGAGGATGCCTCTCGGCAAGAACACCGGTTTGAAAACGAGCCTCGGCGATAATCTCAATCCACTCCCTTTTGACACGGCGGTCACTCTCCGGAAGTCGTCTTAGCTTGACAAGGTTCTCCAAGGCCTCTTCCTCACGGCCTTTAGAAGCGAGCCAGCGTGGGGAGAAGGGGAGAAAGATGGCGCCAACACCGAGGATTATGCCAGGGAATATttggatgaggaaggggagTTGCCAGGACCAGTGGCTGCTCATGTCTTTTGTCGAGTATGTGATCCAGaaggcgatgacgatgccgaggacgacAAAGAGGGAttcgaagacgaggagggagCCGCGGATTTCGGGGGGAGAGATTTCGCCGATGTAGAGGGGGACGACCATGGAGAGCCTGGAGAGTTAGTGTAAGCGAGAGCTCATGGATGTGTTGGTGAAGCACATGGTGCTTCACAGGAAGAGGGCTGTCTTACATGCCAATACCGACACCGCCAATAAATCTTCCGGCGACAAGCATGTCAAAGTTGAGGGCCGAAGTCTGGAGCGCAGATCCAATCGTAAAGATAACAACGGCAATCATGATAGATCGCTTGCGAGATGCCCAGTCGGCGATCCAGCCCTGGTTCATGGCGCCGATAAAAGCACCAAGTGTAATCATAGCCGTCATCAGACCCTTCTTGAAACCGGCGCCGGGAGCATTGTCTGCCACTTCAGGGAACCGATCCAAAAAGTGATCCATGACGAGTGTGACGCTGATAACGCCTTGATCGTAGCCAAAGAGGAGACCGCCGATGGCGGAGAAGGCTGCGCAGAGGGCTACGTAgggggaggaaaagagacCGCGGAATCCTAGATGATGCGTTAGAATTGTGAGTAGTGAGGAGGTAGTGATGTTGTACCTGCGGGTCCATAGGGCTCTACTTCAGAGTCGAGGGGGATGGAGACGTGCTCTTGCGTTGCGACATGGTATTTGTCCCCAGTCTTGACTGGTTCGAGAGTATCTGATGCCGAACCCATGATGGCGAGCTGCTGCGGTACAGGTAGTTGATCAAGGGTTAGAGGAAGCTTGAAAAGAAATTTgaaaggaagaaagaaagagatcTGCTGATACTCTAGAGAGCTGCTTCTGATCAACATGAACCAGTGGAGAGATTCCCTCCCTTCTTATACTCCAACATCGATTCAaccgtcaccatcacctcACCCCATCAACCAATGATATGCCCTGGAATAAGATTCCCCTACTTCCCCGGAGCGCAGCCGTTAAGGGTAGACCTGGGGTCCGGGGAAGATGGGGCCATCGGACACGACTCATGGAACATGGGGTAGGGGAACATGGGTTTAATTTTCGGAGAGGGAGGCTTGATGAGGCACTTTTTCCCGCCTAGGTTGAGATATTTGGGTGGCAATGGCTTCAGTTAGTGATATTGAGTCTATTAGTGGTTTGATTGAGGAGCTAGCTACAGGAAGAACGTCGTGAAAAGATGGTAGAGCAATGAAGACTAACTGCGAATTGGGTGCAATCGGAGAGACTCAACGTGTGGAGAAGGTCAATGCATGTAGCACTTTAGAGATGTGAACTACAGGGACGGACACTGCGAGATACAATCAAGGCTCTGTAGATAATGATGAAGCCGAGTGATGTATGGCTCCTCCCGCCCGGCGCCCACAGGAATTCGCGCCCAAGTCAGATCTCGTCTTTTTGGTCTGGCCAGACAAGACAGCGCCAAGTGCGAAGACCTCGGGACTTTTTGCTACACAAGTCGGACTGCGGATGGGGAAATTTGTTCCGCTTATGACTAACCTCAACTTCGTTCGCTCGGCATTGGACGCCTGCTGTGACTAACTTGATTCATCACCCTCCCATTGCTTTCGGCGAGGGCCTCGCGTCAAGGAAGAACACGACAGCTACTCAGGTCTACTGTCATATCCACATCTCATCGCGAGATCCGATACAAGGGGCCATCCCACCGGAGAGGCTTATTAACTTGGCTCTGGAAGCTGCCCTTTGGCAGTTGGGACTGCTTGGGGGTGAGCAGCTAGGGCTGCTAATCAGCCTGGCAGCGCTAACATTGTATGTGAACTAGTAGCTGGGGCATTGCGTGAAGTTTGGTATGGGATTTCCGTTCAAGAGTGCGTCGAAACACCCATTGCATCGATCTTTGGCCACGCGGGTTAAGGATGAAAGGGCGCAAAGAAGTACAGCGCGAAGAGGGCAATGTTTTTTCATCAGTCTTCTTACACTATGACTCCAAATTATACTGTACACACTGTGAAACCCATCAGAAGAATAGGTAACACTCTGACAATCCCCTACATACTACTTGCTGTTCTTCGCACATCTTCATACCTTACCTTAGACAAAGATACACTAACGCCTTTGCACTCTCATCCTTTTCTTGACCCGCGTACCGGTGAGCAATGACGCACCTTGAATCGTTAGTCGCTTCCAGACGCGGGGAAGAAGCCCGTCGAGACCATCTCCAATTTTTGATGAGGAAAAAGATGCCGAAGGTGGTGTGGGTCTAGTGCGGAGCATGGACCGAGCAGGGATCTCGGGTCGAATTTCCATCTTGACCAGTGTCAAGGACCGGGATGGCTTCAGACTGGATGGTCCGTGTTTGAAGAGTCTGGGGGGTTCGCCGTCATGGATCTAGACTTGCTTTTGCATCTGCATCGTGCATTTGTTTCTCCACAGTCTGAGAGAATGCCGATATCAGAACGGGAGTTGGTCGCAGTGTCGAGACTTGACGGGGTAAATGGCTCCGAGATGGTGATCGAAGGTGACATTTTCACACCGTGGGGGAGCCCGAGACATGCTATCTTCGCAACATTGTCTAGAATGGAATGAAATCCCGATCTTTGAGGACAAATCTTGTGTATATATGGCGCTGGTCATTGCTCAGTCTAGTCTTGAATCAACAACCTCTATCCAAGTCGAAGACTGCACAGCCAACATGTATGCCGTCGTCATTCCCGtttctttcctctccttTCTTGTCTACTACTTTGTCATTAGCCCGGTATGGCTCTACCTCCGAGATCCCAAGGGCTTCCGCAAGTACCCTGCTATGAATGCTTTGGCTGGTATCACCGACCTGGGCTTCATGTATGAAGCGACAAAAGGCTTCAGGACGAAGCGTCTTACAGAGCTGCACAAGAAGTATCCTGTAGTTCGGATAGGGCCTaactctctctctttctctggTGTTCAAGCCATCAAGGTGAGTCCTTTGCCTCTATAGTTACTCCAGTTACTAACAGAGTGTCAGGACATCTACGGCCATGGAACACCCTGCACCAAAGATCACTTCTACGTCGTGACAGGAGGATCCCACACCCACCTCGCCGACGTCGTGAACAAAGCCGACCACGCCCGCAAGCGCCGAGTCCTCTCCTCAGCCTacgccatcaagaacctcgaAGATTGGGAATACAAAGTGGCCGATAAGACGGAGCGCTTCATCAAGGCCTGCGACGCCGCCTGTACTCTTCCTCCCAAGACATCTGCAGACCCTCAGCTAGACGAGCTTACCTTTGACTATCGA
This window encodes:
- a CDS encoding MFS domain-containing protein, which translates into the protein MGSASDTLEPVKTGDKYHVATQEHVSIPLDSEVEPYGPAGFRGLFSSPYVALCAAFSAIGGLLFGYDQGVISVTLVMDHFLDRFPEVADNAPGAGFKKGLMTAMITLGAFIGAMNQGWIADWASRKRSIMIAVVIFTIGSALQTSALNFDMLVAGRFIGGVGIGMLSMVVPLYIGEISPPEIRGSLLVFESLFVVLGIVIAFWITYSTKDMSSHWSWQLPFLIQIFPGIILGVGAIFLPFSPRWLASKGREEEALENLVKLRRLPESDRRVKREWIEIIAEARFQTGVLAERHPLLTSPENKTVSSAIKLEIVSWTDCFKAGCWRRTLVGAGLMFFQQFIGINALIYYSPTLFGTMGLDLNMQLIMSGVLNIIQLVGVFTSLWTLDRFGRKTILLIGSVLTVIPLVIIAVTVGLFSDSWPTHRAEGWTSVAFLLFYMLVFGGSWAPVPWAVPAEVFPSSLRAKGVAISTCSNWINNFIIGLITPPLVQATGFGAYVFFAVFGLLSFAFVWFCVPETRGKTLEEMDTVFGDRSGGDDIAKKEHVLREVYNEKMSGTSTPKE